TAGCCGGTGTGGTCGCCATAAGGCCCTTCAGGAGCCATGTCATCGGGGTAAATATGCCCCTCCAACACAAATTCCGCCGATGCCGGTATCTGCAAATCCGAGCCGATAGCTTTCACCAATTCCGTCCGCGAACCACGCAACAACCCCGCAAACGCATATTCCGACAATGTATCCGGCACAGGCGTGACTGCACCCAAAATCGTCGCCGGATCAGTGCCAATCGCCACCGCAATCGGAAACGGCTTACCCGGATTCGCCTGCTGAAACTCGCGAAAATCCAACGCGCCGCCGCGATGCGACAACCAGCGCATAATCACGCGATTCTTGCCCAACACTTGCTGGCGGTAAATTCCCAGATTCTGGCGCTTCTGATTCGGGCCTTTGGTAATCACTAAGCCCCACGTAATCAGCGGTGCAGCATCCCCCGGCCAGCAATGCTGAATCGGCAGTTTGCTCAAATCCACCTTATCGCCTTCCACCACGACTTGCTGACACGCGGCTTTGCTGACCACTTTGGGCGCCATATCCAGCACCTTACGAAAAATCGGCAATGCATTGAACGCATCCTTAAACCCCTTCGGCGGGTCGGGCTGCTTCAGCAACGCCAGCAATTTACCGACTTCGCGCAAAGCTTCGGTGGATTCCTCACCCATCCCCAACGCCACGCGGCGCGGTGTGCCGAACAGGTTTGCCAGCACTGGCGTGTTATGCCCTTTGGGATTTTCAAACAGCAAGGCAGGGCCACCCGCACGCAATACGCGGTCGGCGATTTCGGTCATTTCCAAATACGGGTCAACTTCCACGCTAATGCGTTTGAGTTCGCCCATTTTTTCCAGTTGTTGGATAAAGTCGCGTAGGTCATGGTATTTCATGGCGAGGATAATAACGGAAATTTTCCTAAGCTGACTATGAGCTTGCGTATAATCAGGTTTTTTGCAGCGCAATAGGCAACACGATGGCACAAGAACCCGATCTGAGTTTGCGGCAGCAGCCGTTGTTACGTTATTGGCTGGCAACCCGCCCCGCGTTTCTGGCGGCAAGTGTTGTACCGGCGGTGGTGGGCGCGGCAGCGGCGTGGGCGCAAGGGTATGCCTTGCACGGCTGGTTACTGGCGTGGACATTGCTGGCGGTGATGCTGGTACACGCGGGCATGAATGTGCTGAACGATTACTACGACGAGCAAAACGGCACGGATCGGCGCAATACCCAACGCTTGTTTCCGTTTACTGGCGGCAGTCGCTTTATCCAGAACGGCGTATTAAGCGCGGGCGAAACTTTGGTATTCGGCGCGTGCTTGCTGGCGGTGGCAATGCTGATCGGGGTGGGCTTGGCATGGCAAAGCGGGATGGATTTGTTGTGGATTGGCGTGGCGGGTTTGGTGATTGGTTGGGGTTATTCCGCGCCGCCGTTGAGTTTGAATAGTCGCGGCTTGGGCGAACCCACTATTGCGGTGAGTTTTGGCGTATTAACCCCGTTGGGCGCGTGGTTTGTGCAAACCGGAACGTTGGCGTGGTATCCAATAGTGATCAGTTTGCCCTTGTCGTTGTTAATCATGAATATTTTGCTAATTAACCAATTTCCCGACCGCGAAGCCGATGCCGCCAGCGGCAAACACCATTGGGTCGTGCGCTTTGGGGCGGATGCGGCAGCGAAGGTTTATGTGGCGGCAGTCTTGCTGGCAACGTTGCTGCTGGTGTTGTGGGTAATGCTGGATGTATTGCCACCGATGGCATTGCTGAGCGCCTTGCCGTTGGGGATTGCGTTGCGTGCCGGTTTGCAATTGGTGGAACACGCGCACAACCCGCACAAGCTCGAACCGGCGATTAAAATGACGATTGGCAGCGCGGTATTGCACGGCGTGCTGTTGTCCTTGGCGTTGTGGCTGGTATAGTTCGCGCATGAACCCAACTACCTTTGATACCACGGGCTTTGCCCGCGCTTATGCCGCCCCGTTACGCGGTGAATTCCGCAGTTTGCCGGAAGATTTTATCGTCGATGAACAAATGGAGATTGCCCTCACCGGCAGTGGCGAACATTTGTGGGTGCAAGTCCGCAAAACCGGCGCGAATACCGACTGGGTGGCAGGGCAACTCGCCCGCTGTGCCGGTGTACCTGCCAAGGAAGTCGGTTACGCGGGGCTAAAAGACCGCCATGCCATCACCACGCAATGGTTTAGCCTGCAATTGCCCGGCATGGCTGACCCGGATTTTGCGGCATTGCCTGCTGAAATCGAAGTCCTCCAACAACAGCGGCATGACAAAAAGCTGCGACGCGGCGCATTGGAAGCCAACCGTTTCATCCTCACCTTGCGGCAGTGCAGCGGCGATTTCGCTGAAGCGGCGGCGATTTGCGAACAAATCAGCCAGCACGGGATTCCCAATTACTACGGTGATCAGCGTTTCGGGCATAACTTCGGCAATTTGCGCAAAGCAGAACGCTGGTTTGCAGCGGGTGTAGAGCCGAAGCAACGTAACCAGCGCAGCTTGTATTTGTCGGCAGCGCGTTCGTGGATTTTCAATAATGTGTTGGCGCAACGGGTCGCAGACGGAACCTGGAATCAGCGCGTGCCGGGCGATGTGTTTATGTTTGAAGGCGGCAGCGCCTGGTTTGCCGACGATGCGAGTGCGGAATTGCCTGCACGGTTGGCAACGCAAGCCATCCACCCGACCGGCGTTTTGTGGGGACGTGGCGAATTGCCTACACAAGCCGAGGCACGCGAGTTGGAAGCCGCACAAGCCGCACGTTTCCCGATCTTTTGCGCCGGGTTGGAAAAACAGGGGCTGAAACAGGAACGCCGTGCTTTGCGTGTCAATGTGGGTACGGTGGGGTTTGAGGTGGTGGATGACAGCACCTTGCGCCTGAGTTTTGCCTTGCCAGCGGGGGCTTATGCCACGGTGGTGTTGGAG
The DNA window shown above is from Candidatus Thiothrix sulfatifontis and carries:
- the ubiD gene encoding 4-hydroxy-3-polyprenylbenzoate decarboxylase, which gives rise to MKYHDLRDFIQQLEKMGELKRISVEVDPYLEMTEIADRVLRAGGPALLFENPKGHNTPVLANLFGTPRRVALGMGEESTEALREVGKLLALLKQPDPPKGFKDAFNALPIFRKVLDMAPKVVSKAACQQVVVEGDKVDLSKLPIQHCWPGDAAPLITWGLVITKGPNQKRQNLGIYRQQVLGKNRVIMRWLSHRGGALDFREFQQANPGKPFPIAVAIGTDPATILGAVTPVPDTLSEYAFAGLLRGSRTELVKAIGSDLQIPASAEFVLEGHIYPDDMAPEGPYGDHTGYYNEIDSFPVFTIERITHRKDPIYHSTYTGRPPDEPAILGLALNEVFVPILQKQFPEIVDFYLPPEGCSYRMAVVSIKKQYPGHAKRVMMGVWSFLRQFMYTKFIIVVDDDVNTRKWEDVIWAMTTRMDPARDTTLIEHTPIDYLDFASPVSGLGSKMGMDATNKWPGETTREWGTPIVMNAAVKSRVDAMWEKLGL
- a CDS encoding prenyltransferase; translated protein: MAQEPDLSLRQQPLLRYWLATRPAFLAASVVPAVVGAAAAWAQGYALHGWLLAWTLLAVMLVHAGMNVLNDYYDEQNGTDRRNTQRLFPFTGGSRFIQNGVLSAGETLVFGACLLAVAMLIGVGLAWQSGMDLLWIGVAGLVIGWGYSAPPLSLNSRGLGEPTIAVSFGVLTPLGAWFVQTGTLAWYPIVISLPLSLLIMNILLINQFPDREADAASGKHHWVVRFGADAAAKVYVAAVLLATLLLVLWVMLDVLPPMALLSALPLGIALRAGLQLVEHAHNPHKLEPAIKMTIGSAVLHGVLLSLALWLV
- the truD gene encoding tRNA pseudouridine(13) synthase TruD; this encodes MNPTTFDTTGFARAYAAPLRGEFRSLPEDFIVDEQMEIALTGSGEHLWVQVRKTGANTDWVAGQLARCAGVPAKEVGYAGLKDRHAITTQWFSLQLPGMADPDFAALPAEIEVLQQQRHDKKLRRGALEANRFILTLRQCSGDFAEAAAICEQISQHGIPNYYGDQRFGHNFGNLRKAERWFAAGVEPKQRNQRSLYLSAARSWIFNNVLAQRVADGTWNQRVPGDVFMFEGGSAWFADDASAELPARLATQAIHPTGVLWGRGELPTQAEARELEAAQAARFPIFCAGLEKQGLKQERRALRVNVGTVGFEVVDDSTLRLSFALPAGAYATVVLEQLGTFVVPLQIQAHAVLP